ATCTCATTGCTCTGGAAGGGATACGGCAACCGCCACTGGATCCCCGAGCCGGTCGTGTACTTGTACTTGCCGAACTGCAGCACGACACCGGCCTGCCCTTCCTGCACGATATAGACGCCGCTGGCTAGGTAGATCGCAACCAGCACGCCGACGACAAGCCCCAGCCCCAGATGCCCGCCGCGGCCGTTACCCAAATTCGCTGGACCTGGGCTGCCGCCGTCGCCGCCGCCCTTGCGACCGAACAGCCGGTTGATCCGGCGATTGAAATCGCGCCACAACTCGTCCAGGTCGGGCGGACCTTCCTGGCCGTCCTTGCCACTATTGCGCTGATCCTGCGGACGCCGGGACGCGTCGTTGTCCCCCTGGCCCCTGCCCCAGCGCGGATCATTGATTGAAAAGACGGCACGCGCGCGCTGCCACGTACTTCGGATATTCTTGTCGTTCACCATGTCACAGCCGGTTATTGCGGAATGCAGTTGTCAGATACGCTGTTGGTGGACGCTGCGGCTCGCCTGGCGAACGCGCTCGTCGTCGGATGCATTGACGCCGGCCGTCGACCCGGCCTCGTCCGAGTGTGAACCATCGGCGTCGCGACGCGGGTCGTGATCGTCGGCGCCCATGCCGTCCGGGTCACGCTTGAACGCCTGCGCACCGAGCGCCACCTCGGCCACCGCGTCACGCAACGCGTCGAGTCCCTGACCGGTTCGCGCACTCAAAAAGACGCGCGTGATATTACCATACTCGTTCCTTTCAACCCGATCGGCCCGGCTTGCCAACTCAGGCACCTGGTCGATCTTGTTAAACACGAGAATCTGCGGAATCGAGGCCGCGCCGATCTCGCGCAACACGTCGTTGACCTGCTCGATCTGATCTGCGCGCACCGCGCTGGACGCATCGACGACATGCAGCAGCAGGTCCGCATGCACGGTTTCCTCTAGCGTTGCGCGAAACGCCGCAACCAATGGATGCGGCAAGTCTCGGATGAAGCCGACCGTGTCGGAAACCACGACACTGCCCGCTTCGCGCAGATAGACGCGGCGCGACGTCGTATCCAGTGTCGCAAACAACTGGTCAGCCGCATAGGCTTGCGCCTTGGTCAGCGCGTTGAACAGCGTTGACTTGCCGGCGTTCGTGTAGCCGACCAACGACACCGACAGCGTGCGATTGCGCTCACGCTGACGACGCTGCGTGCCGTGCTGACGCTGCAGCTTGCGCAACTTGCCGCGCAACATCTTGATGCGTTCACCGATCAATCGCCGGTCAGTTTCCAGCTGCGTCTCACCTGGGCCACGCAAGCCGATCCCGCCTTTCTGCCGCTCCAAGTGCGTCCACGCTCGAACCAGGCGCGTGGACAGGTATTGTAACTGCGCCAGTTCCACCTGCAGCTTGCCTTCATGGCTGCGCGCGCGTTGCGCGAAGATATCGAGAATCAGGCTAGTGCGATCGACAACACGCCGCTCGATCGCACGCTCCAGGTTGCGCTGCTGCGCAGGTGACAATGCGTGGTTGAAAATGACGATATCGACGTCGTTGGCCTGCGCGCCGAGTCGAAGCTCCTCGACCTTGCCGCTGCCGATGAAATGCGCGGCATCCGGGCTCGAGCGCCGGCCCGTCAGCGTCAACACTGGATGAGCGCCGGCACTAGTGGCGAGCAGGCTCAGTTCTTCAAGACTGGCCTGAAAATCGATCTTTCCGAAATCTATGCTGACAAGCGCTGCGTTGATCAAATCGATGAAACAGTTAGCGTGGAGGACAGGCGTCAAGCCGGCTGGCTGCGCCCGCCGGACAATCGGATTAGGCCCCTTCCGAATCGGGATGGAAGTTCACCGGGCGTGCAGGCACAACGGTCGAGATCGCGTGCTTGTACACCATTTGCGTAACAGTATTGCGGAGCAACACGACATATTGGTCGAACGACTCGATATTGCCTTGCAGCTTGATACCGTTGACGAGATAAATCGACACCGGCACATGCTCCTTGCGCAGTGCGTTCAGAAACGGGTCTTGTAACAGTTGCCCTTTGTTGCTCATAGCAAACTCCGAGTTGTTTTTGCAGGTTAATAATATCGGCGACGAGAAAAAGAAAACGCCGCCAATCGCTACACTATAGCCGAATTTTCAAGGCCGTAAAGTTGCCGGCCAAACCGTCGCGACATATTAGTCTTTATCGGCATAGGGGTTCCGGCTCGAACGAAACTCTATGCGCAATGGAGTGCCGGCGAGGCCAAAAGTTTCGCGAAACCGGCCTTCGAGGTAACGTTTATACGTATCGGTGATCGCATCCAACGCATTGCCGTGGATCACAATGATCGGCGGATTCTGCCCCCCTTGGTGCGCATAACGCAGCTTTGGTCGGATCGGACCGCGGCGCCGCGGCTGCTGGAATTGCACGGCGTCGATCAGCGCCCGCGTAAGCTTGGGCGTCGGCAGCTTGGCCATCGCGGCCGCGTAGGCGGCATCCACCGAGCGCATCAACGCACCGATCCCCGTTTTTTCCGCCGCCGAAATGTAATGTGACTTCGCAAAGTCGAGGAATTTGAGCTTGCGAGCCAAATCGGCCTTGGTACGCTCGCGTACGTGTTCATCCAGGCCGTCCCATTTGTTCACGCCGATCACGAGCGCGCGGCCCTGTTCGACGACAAAACCGGCAATATGCGCGTCTTGCTCCGAGATATCCTGCCGTGCGTCGAGCAGCAGAATCACTACGTTGGCGTCGGCAATCGATTGCAGCGTCTTGACCACCGAGAACTTCTCGACCGCCTCGAACACCTTGCCACGCTTGCGCAGCCCGGCCGTGTCGATCAGCGTGTACTGGCGGCCCTGACGCTCGAAGTCGATATAGATCGAATCGCGCGTCGTGCCGGGCAGGTCGAACGCAATGACGCGCTCCTCGCCGAGCAACGCATTGACCAATGTCGACTTACCGACATTGGGCCGGCCAACGATGGCGATTTTCACGCCGTGGTCCGCGCGCGCTTCGTCGTGCGGCGCACGATTCGCATAGGCGACGGTGAGCGCCTGTGCGATCATCTCGCTGACGCCGTCGCCGTGTGCGGCGGAGATCGCGCGTGGGTCGCCCAGGCCGAGTTCATAGAAGTCCGCGGCTACCGCGCTGTACTTCATGCCCTCGGCTTTGTTGACGACCAGAAAGATCGGGCGGCCCGTCTTGCGCAAATAGTCGGCAATCGTCTTGTCCTGCGGCGCAAGGCCATTGCGGCCATCGACTACGAACACGACTACGTCGGCCTCCTCGACCGCCTGGCGCGTCTGCCGAGCCATCTCATGCAGGATGCCGTCCTTGGCGACCGGCTCAAAACCACCCGTATCGACGACCAGGTACGGCTGCTCGCCGACGCGGCCCTCGCCATAATGGCGGTCGCGCGTGAGCCCGGGCAGATCCGCGACAAGCGCATCGCGCGAGCGCGTCAATCGGTTAAACAGCGTGGATTTCCCCACATTGGGGCGCCCAACAAGGGCGATTACGGGCTTCATGTTGCTTTTTCCAAAAACGCACGCGCGCCGTCCGGCAGCGGCCGGCGGCGCGCATACGCGAATGCCGGCCGCCGGCCTATTGCGGCCGGAAACCGTACAGGTCGCCGTTGCGAGTCTGCACGACCAACGTATTGCCGGCAACGACCGGTTGCGCGATGATCGCGCCTCCTGTCCTCATCCGTGCGACGAATTCACCGGTGTCACGCGACAGGAAGTGCACAAACCCCTTGTAGTCGCCGACCACCACCGCGCGGCCGACGATCGCCGGCGTACTGACGTCGCGGCCCTTCAGCTGCGTGTTCTGCCACAGGGACTCGCCGGTCATCGCATCGTACAGCGACACGATCGACCAGTCGTCCGTCGACGCCACGGCACGATCGTCCTGCGCCAATCCACCATAACTGGAGAACGGCTGCTCCCACAGCGCGCGTCCGCTCAACACGTCGAAGCAACCGATCCGGCCCTGGAACGTCACCGCACAGGTCTGCGAGCCGACCAACGTCGGCGCGCCGACTACGTCGTTGATCCGCTCAACTTCGGTGACACCGCGCGGATACGAAACCGGTGTTTGCCAGTACGCATCGCCACTTTGCAAATTGATTGCGGCAAGCGAGCCGCCCGGGAACCCCGCCAGCACCGCACTGTTGCCAGCGAACGTCATGCCGGTCGCAGTCCGCAGGTTCAGCGGCACCGCGCGGTTCACATAGACCCATTTCTGCTCGCCGGTCTGCGCGTTAAATGCCGTGATGCGCCCGTCGATCGTACGCACCAGCACGAAGCCCTGACCCACTGCCGGCGGCGTGACGATCTCACCGGGCGCATTCGCCTTCCACAGTACCTTGCCATCGCCGCCGAGCACGAACACGTCACCTTTGAGCGTGCCGACCGCGGTCAGCGTGCCGTCGCTGCCAACACCGGCCGACAGATCCGCGCCCACCTTCGTGCGCCAGACCTCCTTGCCATTGGTCGCATCGATCTTGACCACCGAGCCGTTCGCGCCGGTCGCGTACACATAATCGCCGACCGCGGCGGGGGCGAACAGGTAGCGTCCGGACTTACCCACGCTGGCCTTCCACGCCTCACGCACCTCGAGCACAGTCTTAATCGGGGCCAGCTCGGTCGGCACGCGACGCGCATCCTTCGTGGACGAACACGCGGCCAGCACGGTCAGCAAAAGCAGGCACGCGAGCGGCCGGACGTAGCGGATGACAAAATTCATGGATCAGTGACGCATTGACGGGTCAATCGGAAATCGAACTGCACGGGGCTTCAGCCACCGAGCGCATCGAGCTTGAACTGGATCAGCTGACGCACGGACGAATCACCGTGCTCGAGCGCCGCCAGCGCGGTCTGGTACGCGGCGCGCGCATCGTCACGCTTACCCTGCGCGGCCAGCAGGTCACCGCGGCGATCCGCGTACAGACCGCTAAATGCCTGCGGCGGCGGGTCGGACAACAGCTTCAAGCCTGCGTCATAAGCCTTTTCGTCGATCAACAGCGCGGCGAGCCGCAACCTCGCGATCGCCTTGAACTCGTCGCCGCGCGCCTGATCGACGACCCACTGCAACTGCCCTTTTGCGCCGGCCACATCCCCTGCCGTATACAACGCCTTGGCGGCCGCCAGCGCGCTGAGCGGTGCATAGGCGGTGCCGCCGAAGCGCGCTTCCATGTCCGCCGCAACCCGAGCAATCTGTGTTTTGTCCCCTGAGGCCACCGCTTGCTGGATCGTGTCATAGAACACCGCGGCCTGCGCCGCCTGGCGCCGCTGCCACCCGTTCCAACCGTTATAGGCGGCCCCCGCCAGCAGCGCAGCGAGCACGACCCAGGTCAGCGCATTGCCCCACTTCGCCCACCAGGCCTTCAGGTCGTCGAGGGTTTCTTGTTCGTGGTGGTAACTCATTTAATGGATACTCGCCTGGTCATTCATTCGTCGCCTTGTCAGCGGGTGCAACCATCGCATCGATCAGGAATTCGGTCAAGCGTTCAGCCGGCACCCGTTGCTGCACGCCATCTGAGCCCGCCGGATCGCCACGCAACGCCTTGATCGACACCTCGTCGCACTGAACCTCGTCGTCACCGAGGATTACCGCATACGCGGCACCGCTCGCATCGGCGCGCTTCATCTGCGACTTGAAACTCGCCGGTGCGCCGTCGGCACTGCAGTGCAGGATCACATCCAGCCCCGTGTCACGCAACCGCTCGGCGATCACGAACGCACGCTCGCGCGCCGCGTCACCCTGGTGCACGATGTACACGTCGCAGCCTTCATCGGGCGGCACCAGTTGATCCTCGCGCAGCAGTTCCAGAATGCGCTCGACGCCCAGGGCCCAGCCGCACGCCGGCGCCGGTTTGCCGCCGAGTTGTTCGATCAGCGGGTCATATCGGCCGCCGCCGGCGACAGTACCTTGCGCGCCAAGCTTGTCAGTCACCCACTCGAATACCGTTAGGTTGTAGTAGTCCAGCCCCCGCACGAGCCGGGGGTTGATCGTAAATGGAATGTTGTTCGCACTCAGCAACCGTTGCACGCCTTCGAAATGCGCAAGCGACGCGTCCCCCAGAAAGTCGATCAGCTTCGGCGCATTCGCTACAACGTCCTGCATCGCGGGGTTCTTCGTGTCGAGCACGCGCAACGGGTTCGTATACAGCCGACGCTTCGCATCATCGTCGAGCAACTCGACGTGCCGCTCCAGGTACGCGATCAACTCATTGCGGTGAGCGGCGCGTTCCTGCGCCTGTCCGAGCGAATTAAGCTCCAGCCGGATGCCCGTGAGGCCCAGATCGTCCCAAAGCCGTTGACACATCAGGATGATCTCCGCATCGGCATCCGGGCCAGCGAAACCGAGCGCCTCGACGCCGACCTGGTGAAACTGCCGGTAGCGACCGCGCTGTGGCCGCTCGTGGCGGAACATCGGTCCGATATACCAGAGCCGCTTCGGGCCGTCGTACAGTAGGTTGTGCTCGATCGCCGCACGCACCACGGCAGCGGTGTTCTCAGGACGCATCGTCAATTGCTCGCCGTTCAGCGAATCGACGAAGCTGTACATTTCCTTTTCGACAATATCGGTCACTTCGCCGATACCACGGGTGAACAATGGCGTATGCTCGACGATCGGCGTACGGATGTTTTGGTATCCGTAGGCGCGCAGCATCGATTTGACCGTGCTCTCAAAAAACTCCCACAGCCCGGCGTCGCGCGGCAGGATGTCGTTCATTCCCTTGACGCCGGTCAGCTTCTCTAGTTTACGTTTCTGTTCTGTCATGTCGATTCAATGATGACCCGGGCTGGAGACCGTGCTTCGCACGCCACTTCACTCGCTGGCGTCGTGCCATAGGTGCGCTGGACATAGTCGTTGACGATATCCTGAAATTCCTCCGCAATGCGCGCGCCGCGCAGCGTGGTCGTTTTCACGCCGTCGATGAACACGGGCGCGGCTGGATTTTCGCCGGTTCCCGGCAGGCTGATGCCGATATTCGCGTGCTTGGACTCGCCCGGACCATTGACGATACAGCCCATCACCGCGACATTCATCGTCTCCACGCCCGGATACTGCTTGCGCCACACCGGCATCTGCGTGCGCAGATAGTCCTGAATTCGTGACGCCAGCTCCTGGAACACGGTGCTCGTCGTGCGGCCGCAACCCGGACACGCGATCACCATCGGCGTGAACGAGCGTAGCCCCATCGTCTGCAAAATCTCCTGGGCGACGACAACCTCACCGGTACGCGAAGCGCCCGGCTCCGGCGTCAGCGAGACCCGAATCGTGTCGCCGATGCCCTGCTGCAGCAGCACCGACAGCGCAGCGGCCGACGCGACCATGCCCTTTGAACCCATGCCCGCCTCGGTCAGCCCCAAATGCAGCGCAAAGCCACAGCGCAGCGACAGCGCCTGATAGACCGCGATCAGGTCCTGCACGCCACTGACCTTGCATGAAAGCACGATGCGCTCGCGCCCCAAGCCCAGCTCGACAGCCCGTTCGGCCGAGCCGATCGCGGACTGGATCAGTGCCTCGTACATCACGCTTTGCGCGTCCCAGGGCGTCGCACGCCGCGCATTCTCGTCCATCATCTGCGCAAGCAGGTCCTGGTCCAGGCTTCCCCAATTCACGCCGATGCGCACCGGCTTGTCATGGCGGATCGCCGCCTCAATCATCTGCGCGAATTGCGTGCCGCGCTTGGCGCCCTGACCGACGTTGCCCGGGTTGATTCGGTACTTCGATAACGCCTGCGCGCAATCCGGATAGTCGCGCAGCAGCAGATGACCGTTGTAGTGGAAGTCGCCGACCAGCGGCACGTTCACGCCCATGCGGTCAAGTTGCTCACGGATGGCCGGCACCGCGGCCGCGGCCTCGGGCGTGTTAACCGTGATGCGCACCAACTCGGAGCCGGCCTGCGCAAGCTCCTTGATCTGGATCGCGGTACCGATCGGATCGGCAGTATCGGTGTTCGTCATCGACTGTACGCGCACCGG
This region of Mycetohabitans endofungorum genomic DNA includes:
- the hflX gene encoding GTPase HflX; protein product: MINAALVSIDFGKIDFQASLEELSLLATSAGAHPVLTLTGRRSSPDAAHFIGSGKVEELRLGAQANDVDIVIFNHALSPAQQRNLERAIERRVVDRTSLILDIFAQRARSHEGKLQVELAQLQYLSTRLVRAWTHLERQKGGIGLRGPGETQLETDRRLIGERIKMLRGKLRKLQRQHGTQRRQRERNRTLSVSLVGYTNAGKSTLFNALTKAQAYAADQLFATLDTTSRRVYLREAGSVVVSDTVGFIRDLPHPLVAAFRATLEETVHADLLLHVVDASSAVRADQIEQVNDVLREIGAASIPQILVFNKIDQVPELASRADRVERNEYGNITRVFLSARTGQGLDALRDAVAEVALGAQAFKRDPDGMGADDHDPRRDADGSHSDEAGSTAGVNASDDERVRQASRSVHQQRI
- the hfq gene encoding RNA chaperone Hfq; this encodes MSNKGQLLQDPFLNALRKEHVPVSIYLVNGIKLQGNIESFDQYVVLLRNTVTQMVYKHAISTVVPARPVNFHPDSEGA
- the der gene encoding ribosome biogenesis GTPase Der → MKPVIALVGRPNVGKSTLFNRLTRSRDALVADLPGLTRDRHYGEGRVGEQPYLVVDTGGFEPVAKDGILHEMARQTRQAVEEADVVVFVVDGRNGLAPQDKTIADYLRKTGRPIFLVVNKAEGMKYSAVAADFYELGLGDPRAISAAHGDGVSEMIAQALTVAYANRAPHDEARADHGVKIAIVGRPNVGKSTLVNALLGEERVIAFDLPGTTRDSIYIDFERQGRQYTLIDTAGLRKRGKVFEAVEKFSVVKTLQSIADANVVILLLDARQDISEQDAHIAGFVVEQGRALVIGVNKWDGLDEHVRERTKADLARKLKFLDFAKSHYISAAEKTGIGALMRSVDAAYAAAMAKLPTPKLTRALIDAVQFQQPRRRGPIRPKLRYAHQGGQNPPIIVIHGNALDAITDTYKRYLEGRFRETFGLAGTPLRIEFRSSRNPYADKD
- the bamB gene encoding outer membrane protein assembly factor BamB is translated as MNFVIRYVRPLACLLLLTVLAACSSTKDARRVPTELAPIKTVLEVREAWKASVGKSGRYLFAPAAVGDYVYATGANGSVVKIDATNGKEVWRTKVGADLSAGVGSDGTLTAVGTLKGDVFVLGGDGKVLWKANAPGEIVTPPAVGQGFVLVRTIDGRITAFNAQTGEQKWVYVNRAVPLNLRTATGMTFAGNSAVLAGFPGGSLAAINLQSGDAYWQTPVSYPRGVTEVERINDVVGAPTLVGSQTCAVTFQGRIGCFDVLSGRALWEQPFSSYGGLAQDDRAVASTDDWSIVSLYDAMTGESLWQNTQLKGRDVSTPAIVGRAVVVGDYKGFVHFLSRDTGEFVARMRTGGAIIAQPVVAGNTLVVQTRNGDLYGFRPQ
- a CDS encoding tetratricopeptide repeat protein: MSYHHEQETLDDLKAWWAKWGNALTWVVLAALLAGAAYNGWNGWQRRQAAQAAVFYDTIQQAVASGDKTQIARVAADMEARFGGTAYAPLSALAAAKALYTAGDVAGAKGQLQWVVDQARGDEFKAIARLRLAALLIDEKAYDAGLKLLSDPPPQAFSGLYADRRGDLLAAQGKRDDARAAYQTALAALEHGDSSVRQLIQFKLDALGG
- the hisS gene encoding histidine--tRNA ligase, which encodes MTEQKRKLEKLTGVKGMNDILPRDAGLWEFFESTVKSMLRAYGYQNIRTPIVEHTPLFTRGIGEVTDIVEKEMYSFVDSLNGEQLTMRPENTAAVVRAAIEHNLLYDGPKRLWYIGPMFRHERPQRGRYRQFHQVGVEALGFAGPDADAEIILMCQRLWDDLGLTGIRLELNSLGQAQERAAHRNELIAYLERHVELLDDDAKRRLYTNPLRVLDTKNPAMQDVVANAPKLIDFLGDASLAHFEGVQRLLSANNIPFTINPRLVRGLDYYNLTVFEWVTDKLGAQGTVAGGGRYDPLIEQLGGKPAPACGWALGVERILELLREDQLVPPDEGCDVYIVHQGDAARERAFVIAERLRDTGLDVILHCSADGAPASFKSQMKRADASGAAYAVILGDDEVQCDEVSIKALRGDPAGSDGVQQRVPAERLTEFLIDAMVAPADKATNE
- the ispG gene encoding flavodoxin-dependent (E)-4-hydroxy-3-methylbut-2-enyl-diphosphate synthase, which gives rise to MQSNILFESGGAPVASRVASDEPVFGGPALRRRTHVVTVRWQDHTVTIGGGAPVRVQSMTNTDTADPIGTAIQIKELAQAGSELVRITVNTPEAAAAVPAIREQLDRMGVNVPLVGDFHYNGHLLLRDYPDCAQALSKYRINPGNVGQGAKRGTQFAQMIEAAIRHDKPVRIGVNWGSLDQDLLAQMMDENARRATPWDAQSVMYEALIQSAIGSAERAVELGLGRERIVLSCKVSGVQDLIAVYQALSLRCGFALHLGLTEAGMGSKGMVASAAALSVLLQQGIGDTIRVSLTPEPGASRTGEVVVAQEILQTMGLRSFTPMVIACPGCGRTTSTVFQELASRIQDYLRTQMPVWRKQYPGVETMNVAVMGCIVNGPGESKHANIGISLPGTGENPAAPVFIDGVKTTTLRGARIAEEFQDIVNDYVQRTYGTTPASEVACEARSPARVIIEST